One genomic region from Campylobacter concisus encodes:
- a CDS encoding type II toxin-antitoxin system RelE/ParE family toxin — protein MQQIPYLSKEFLSQLDAILDFYSKDSVETAWTFYCKLLERLKSISYMPYRFRKNKTINREDTRDLIFKGYVVVFRIEQDHIKILAIYKHNLTPYS, from the coding sequence ATGCAGCAAATTCCTTATTTAAGCAAGGAATTCCTAAGCCAACTTGATGCAATTTTGGATTTTTACTCTAAGGATAGTGTTGAAACTGCTTGGACTTTTTATTGTAAGCTATTAGAAAGGCTAAAAAGCATCTCTTATATGCCTTACAGATTTAGAAAAAATAAAACAATCAATAGAGAAGACACGAGAGATCTTATATTTAAAGGGTATGTGGTAGTCTTTCGTATAGAACAAGATCACATAAAAATACTTGCAATATATAAGCACAATCTCACTCCTTACTCATAG